One region of Streptomyces capillispiralis genomic DNA includes:
- a CDS encoding pilus assembly protein, producing MKTVRRARDRGQVTIEFLGMTPTILVTLVVLWQLVLVGYTFTLAGNAADEAVRAATAAAPGARQGACQAAGTDKLSGAWAGGASVNCTTAGGFVTADVTLNVPLLFPGTVSIPFDVKGHAGAVEEETD from the coding sequence ATGAAGACGGTACGGCGGGCCCGTGACCGGGGCCAGGTCACCATCGAGTTCCTCGGCATGACGCCGACGATCCTGGTGACGCTGGTGGTGCTGTGGCAGCTCGTGCTCGTGGGGTACACGTTCACCCTCGCGGGGAATGCTGCGGACGAGGCCGTACGGGCGGCGACGGCGGCGGCACCGGGCGCACGCCAGGGCGCCTGCCAGGCGGCCGGGACGGACAAGCTGTCAGGAGCGTGGGCGGGGGGAGCGAGCGTGAACTGCACGACGGCGGGCGGCTTCGTCACCGCCGACGTCACGCTGAACGTGCCCCTCCTCTTCCCGGGCACCGTCTCCATCCCGTTCGACGTCAAGGGCCACGCGGGCGCGGTCGAGGAGGAGACGGACTGA
- a CDS encoding AAA family ATPase, with protein MPTRILPAVGDPDAARSITTLLSQLPDAEPVAPVADSTQLIDTLARLAAESVDELPEVVVVHERIGPVPALELIREVALRFPSVGVILVTSDASPGLFQAAMDYGARGLVALPLSYEELASRVQAVAQWSVGVRRHLGSGGDVFTGVGGTVVTVSGSKGGTGTTLTAIQLALAAQASGRSAALVDMDLQTGDIASYLDVQFRRSVVDLAAITDISPRVLADAVFRHDTGLALLLAPGEGERGEDVTDRAARQIVSALRSRYDVVVIDCGAQLGGAGAAAVEMADTALLVTTPDVIAVRGAKRAVRMWDRLQIRKAEETTIVVNRHTRGTEIQPPLIQRITGTAVAATTIPAHFKELQGVVDAGRVHELESRSTVKQALWGLAGELGLVKAAEGAHRTGRLRGDRGAVSFRRRKDAGG; from the coding sequence ATGCCCACGAGGATCCTCCCGGCAGTCGGCGACCCGGACGCGGCCCGGTCCATCACCACACTGCTCAGCCAGCTCCCGGACGCCGAGCCGGTGGCCCCGGTGGCCGACTCCACCCAGCTCATCGACACCCTCGCGCGCCTGGCCGCCGAGTCCGTCGACGAACTGCCCGAGGTCGTGGTCGTGCACGAGCGCATCGGACCCGTCCCCGCCCTCGAACTGATCCGTGAAGTCGCCCTGCGCTTCCCGTCCGTCGGCGTCATCCTGGTCACCTCCGACGCGAGCCCCGGACTCTTCCAGGCCGCCATGGACTACGGCGCCCGCGGCCTGGTCGCCCTCCCGCTCAGCTACGAGGAACTCGCCAGCCGCGTCCAGGCCGTCGCCCAGTGGTCCGTCGGCGTACGGCGCCACCTCGGCTCCGGCGGCGACGTGTTCACCGGCGTCGGCGGCACCGTCGTCACCGTCAGCGGCTCCAAGGGCGGCACCGGCACCACCCTCACGGCCATCCAGCTCGCCCTCGCCGCCCAGGCCTCCGGCCGCAGCGCCGCCCTGGTCGACATGGACCTCCAGACCGGCGACATCGCCTCCTACCTGGACGTCCAGTTCCGCCGGTCCGTCGTCGACCTCGCCGCCATCACCGACATCTCCCCGCGCGTCCTGGCCGACGCGGTCTTCCGGCACGACACCGGCCTCGCCCTGCTGCTCGCCCCCGGCGAGGGCGAACGCGGCGAGGACGTCACCGACCGCGCCGCCCGCCAGATCGTCAGCGCCCTGCGCTCCCGCTACGACGTCGTCGTCATCGACTGCGGCGCCCAGCTCGGCGGGGCGGGCGCGGCGGCGGTGGAGATGGCCGACACGGCCCTGCTGGTCACCACTCCCGACGTGATCGCCGTACGGGGCGCCAAGCGGGCGGTGCGGATGTGGGACCGGCTGCAGATCCGCAAGGCGGAGGAGACCACGATCGTCGTCAACCGGCACACCCGGGGCACGGAGATCCAGCCCCCGCTCATCCAGCGGATCACCGGTACCGCGGTGGCGGCCACCACGATCCCCGCCCACTTCAAGGAACTCCAGGGCGTCGTCGACGCGGGCCGCGTCCACGAACTGGAGAGCAGGAGCACGGTGAAACAGGCCCTGTGGGGCCTGGCCGGCGAACTCGGCCTGGTCAAGGCCGCCGAGGGCGCCCACAGGACGGGCCGGCTGCGCGGCGACCGCGGCGCGGTGAGCTTCCGGCGGCGCAAGGACGCGGGGGGATGA
- a CDS encoding TadE/TadG family type IV pilus assembly protein yields the protein MEYLGFLPVLLLVAMAAVQLGLIAYTAQQAGTAARAGARSASLDQAYGSACTAAVSDWLADGTSCAGGPGGDEVTVTATVEIPSIVPGWSFDPARKTATMPLDH from the coding sequence ATCGAGTACCTCGGCTTCCTCCCGGTCCTGCTCCTCGTCGCCATGGCCGCCGTACAGCTCGGCCTGATCGCCTACACCGCCCAGCAGGCCGGCACCGCCGCCCGCGCGGGCGCCCGCAGCGCCTCGCTCGACCAGGCCTACGGCTCCGCCTGCACCGCCGCCGTCAGCGACTGGCTCGCCGACGGCACCTCCTGCGCGGGCGGACCCGGCGGCGACGAGGTCACCGTCACCGCCACGGTCGAGATCCCCTCGATCGTGCCGGGCTGGAGCTTCGACCCGGCCCGCAAGACCGCCACGATGCCGCTAGACCACTGA
- a CDS encoding RidA family protein, translating to MTEKIALTPATHTTPPAKFSHGVRKGNILQVAGQVGFLPAEEGRPPTPAGPTLREQTLQTLANVKAILEEGGAGWDDVMMIRVYLTDVDHFAEMNEIYNTYFEEQGLTQPPAARTTVYVGLPAGLLIEIDALAVLG from the coding sequence ATGACCGAGAAGATCGCGCTCACCCCCGCGACCCACACCACCCCGCCCGCGAAGTTCTCCCACGGCGTCCGCAAGGGCAACATCCTCCAGGTCGCCGGCCAGGTCGGGTTCCTGCCCGCCGAGGAGGGCAGGCCGCCCACGCCCGCCGGCCCCACCCTGCGCGAGCAGACCCTCCAGACCCTCGCCAACGTCAAGGCGATCCTCGAAGAGGGCGGCGCCGGCTGGGACGACGTAATGATGATCCGCGTCTACCTCACCGACGTCGACCACTTCGCGGAGATGAACGAGATCTACAACACCTACTTCGAGGAGCAGGGCCTCACCCAGCCGCCCGCCGCGCGCACCACCGTCTACGTCGGTCTGCCCGCCGGACTCCTCATCGAGATCGACGCGCTCGCCGTCCTCGGCTGA
- a CDS encoding GntP family permease, whose protein sequence is MSHPLLPLAASAPAETPPHTGGLLLLLDGTAGLLTVAAIGIALLLFLIIKVRLQPFVALLGVSIAVGLLAGLSVTELFGTVQRSDAVSTIESGMGGILGHVAIIIGLGTMLGAILEVSGGAEVLAGRLLGLFGEKRAPLAMGLTGLIFGIPVFFDVGIFVLAPIVYAAAKRSGKSILLYCLPLLAGLSVTHAFLPPHPGPVAAAGLLQVDLGWVILMGVVCGLPAVVAAWAYSAWIGKRIFVAVPQDMVEAAEEAKQAVVAEQRASGVEPREAPVPLGTVLGIIGTPLILILAATFSSIALDPSTLRSVIEFFGHPFVALTLALFLAYYLLGIRRGWSRKSLETVSTSSLKPVGNILLVVGAGGVFGAILKASGVAQALSDTFNDVGLPVIVLSYLISVVLRVAQGSATVAIVTTAGIVAPLLAEGDHSQAFVALVIMAISAGSIFASHVNDGGFWMVAKYFGISERDTLKTWTVLESVLSVAGFVVAAALSLVV, encoded by the coding sequence ATGTCCCATCCGCTCCTCCCGCTCGCCGCCTCCGCACCGGCGGAGACACCACCGCACACCGGAGGACTGCTCCTCCTGCTCGACGGCACCGCCGGACTGCTGACCGTCGCCGCCATCGGCATCGCGCTCCTGCTCTTCCTGATCATCAAGGTCCGGCTCCAGCCGTTCGTCGCGCTGCTCGGCGTCTCCATAGCCGTCGGCCTGCTGGCCGGCCTGTCGGTCACCGAACTCTTCGGCACGGTCCAGCGCTCGGACGCGGTCTCCACCATCGAGTCCGGCATGGGCGGCATCCTCGGCCACGTCGCGATCATCATCGGCCTGGGCACCATGCTCGGCGCGATCCTCGAAGTCAGCGGCGGCGCCGAGGTGCTGGCGGGCCGGCTGCTCGGCCTGTTCGGCGAGAAGCGGGCCCCGCTCGCGATGGGCCTCACCGGCCTGATCTTCGGCATCCCGGTCTTCTTCGACGTCGGCATCTTCGTCCTCGCGCCGATCGTCTACGCCGCCGCCAAGCGGTCCGGCAAGTCGATCCTGCTCTACTGCCTGCCCCTGCTCGCCGGCCTGTCCGTCACCCACGCGTTCCTGCCGCCGCACCCCGGCCCGGTCGCCGCAGCCGGACTGCTCCAGGTCGACCTCGGCTGGGTCATCCTCATGGGCGTCGTCTGCGGTCTGCCGGCCGTCGTCGCCGCCTGGGCCTACTCCGCCTGGATCGGCAAGCGCATCTTCGTCGCCGTGCCGCAGGACATGGTCGAGGCCGCCGAGGAGGCCAAGCAGGCCGTCGTCGCCGAGCAGCGCGCCTCCGGCGTGGAGCCGCGGGAGGCGCCGGTGCCGCTCGGCACGGTCCTCGGCATCATCGGTACGCCGCTGATCCTGATCCTCGCGGCCACCTTCTCCTCGATCGCCCTGGACCCCTCCACGCTCCGCTCGGTGATCGAGTTCTTCGGCCACCCCTTCGTGGCCCTCACCCTCGCCCTGTTCCTCGCCTACTACCTGCTGGGCATCCGGCGCGGCTGGTCCCGCAAGTCCCTGGAGACCGTCTCCACGTCCTCGCTGAAGCCGGTCGGCAACATCCTGCTGGTGGTCGGCGCGGGCGGTGTCTTCGGCGCGATCCTCAAGGCCAGCGGTGTCGCCCAGGCGCTCTCCGACACCTTCAACGACGTCGGCCTGCCGGTGATCGTGCTGTCCTACCTGATCTCCGTGGTGCTGCGGGTCGCGCAGGGCTCGGCGACGGTGGCGATCGTGACGACGGCGGGCATCGTCGCCCCGCTGCTGGCCGAGGGGGACCACTCGCAGGCGTTCGTGGCGCTCGTCATCATGGCCATCTCGGCGGGCTCCATCTTCGCCTCGCACGTCAACGACGGCGGGTTCTGGATGGTCGCCAAGTACTTCGGCATCAGCGAGCGGGACACGCTCAAGACGTGGACGGTGCTGGAGAGCGTGCTGTCCGTGGCCGGATTCGTGGTCGCCGCCGCGCTCAGCCTCGTCGTGTGA
- a CDS encoding Nramp family divalent metal transporter: protein MADTTGNTRGVGAAEAPGPSPRKSSWRYIGPGIVVAATGVGAGDLVATLIAGSNFGYTLLWAAILGCLVKISLAEACGRWHLSTGRTLFDGWAGLGRWTTWFFAVYTVIWGFVYGAAAMSSSALPLQALFPDVMDLEWWGIACGLVGLVFVWFNKYSVFEKVMTVLVGIMFVVTVYLAIRVTPNLGDAFAGLLPVLPDEKDSVLNTLGLIGGVGGTITLAAYGYWVNAKGWTNTGWMKVMRLDNRVAYATTGVFVVAMLFVGAELLHSANIAIASGDKGLVQLGGILEEEYGTATGKLFLIGFFATSFTSLIGVWHGVSLMFADFLARQRGEREARGDELASGRRERSWAFRAYLLWLTFPPMILLFQGQPFRLIIIYGVLGAAFMPFLALTLLWLLNSDRTPREWRNGWLSNGMLTVAGLLFLVLCVKQIWDQPWSEFF from the coding sequence ATGGCGGACACCACAGGAAACACTCGGGGCGTCGGAGCTGCGGAAGCGCCCGGCCCCTCCCCGCGCAAGTCCAGTTGGCGCTACATCGGGCCCGGCATCGTCGTCGCGGCCACCGGCGTGGGCGCCGGCGACCTGGTCGCCACCCTCATCGCGGGCAGCAACTTCGGCTACACCCTGCTGTGGGCCGCGATCCTCGGCTGTCTGGTGAAGATCTCCCTCGCGGAGGCGTGCGGCCGGTGGCACCTGTCCACCGGCCGCACCCTCTTCGACGGCTGGGCCGGCCTCGGCCGCTGGACCACCTGGTTCTTCGCCGTCTACACCGTGATCTGGGGCTTCGTCTACGGTGCGGCGGCGATGTCGTCCAGCGCCCTGCCGCTCCAGGCGCTCTTCCCCGACGTGATGGACCTCGAATGGTGGGGCATCGCCTGCGGCTTGGTGGGCCTGGTCTTCGTCTGGTTCAACAAGTACTCCGTCTTCGAGAAGGTCATGACGGTGCTGGTCGGCATCATGTTCGTGGTGACGGTGTACCTGGCCATCAGGGTCACGCCCAACCTCGGTGACGCCTTCGCCGGCCTGCTCCCGGTCCTCCCCGACGAGAAGGACTCCGTCCTCAACACCCTCGGTCTGATCGGCGGCGTCGGCGGCACCATCACGCTGGCCGCCTACGGCTACTGGGTCAACGCCAAGGGCTGGACCAACACCGGCTGGATGAAGGTCATGCGCCTGGACAACCGGGTCGCCTACGCCACCACCGGCGTCTTCGTCGTCGCCATGCTCTTCGTCGGCGCCGAGCTGCTGCACTCGGCGAACATCGCGATCGCCAGCGGCGACAAGGGCCTGGTCCAGCTCGGCGGCATCCTGGAGGAGGAGTACGGCACGGCGACCGGCAAGCTCTTCCTGATCGGCTTCTTCGCCACTTCCTTCACCTCCCTGATCGGCGTCTGGCACGGCGTGAGCCTGATGTTCGCCGACTTCCTGGCCCGGCAGCGGGGCGAACGGGAGGCGCGGGGCGACGAGCTGGCCTCCGGCCGGCGCGAACGCTCCTGGGCCTTCCGCGCCTACCTGCTCTGGCTCACCTTCCCGCCCATGATCCTGCTCTTCCAGGGCCAGCCCTTCCGCCTGATCATCATCTACGGCGTCCTGGGCGCCGCCTTCATGCCCTTCCTCGCCCTCACCCTGCTGTGGCTGCTCAATTCCGACCGCACCCCGCGCGAGTGGCGCAACGGCTGGCTGAGCAACGGCATGCTCACCGTCGCGGGCCTGCTCTTCCTGGTGCTGTGCGTGAAGCAGATCTGGGACCAGCCCTGGTCGGAGTTCTTCTGA
- the cpaB gene encoding Flp pilus assembly protein CpaB, whose product MNSRQRRGVILLLLSVLCALGAFAGVLSVIDDVESKVGPEVTAYRLKSDVAPYTALGRGQFEKISMPERWLSENAVTDLREIQDKIAVTTLREGSLLQTDMIVDRPALRPGQQEVAIMIDAATGVAGKITPGSTVNVYATFEGEREGDPSQSKIIVTNAQVLDVGRLTALRPDESDRDRQATEAVPITFALSTIDAQRITYAESFAQRVRLALVAPGSDTAVPEQDRTYELAKDK is encoded by the coding sequence ATGAACTCCCGTCAGCGCCGCGGCGTGATACTCCTGCTCCTGTCGGTCCTGTGCGCCCTCGGCGCGTTCGCCGGCGTCCTCTCCGTCATCGACGACGTGGAGTCCAAGGTCGGCCCCGAGGTCACCGCGTACCGGCTGAAGTCCGACGTGGCGCCCTACACCGCGCTCGGCAGAGGCCAGTTCGAGAAGATCTCGATGCCCGAGCGGTGGCTGTCCGAGAACGCGGTGACCGATCTGCGCGAGATCCAGGACAAGATCGCCGTCACCACCCTGCGCGAGGGCTCCCTGCTGCAGACCGACATGATCGTGGACCGGCCCGCCCTGCGACCGGGACAGCAGGAGGTCGCCATCATGATCGACGCGGCCACGGGCGTGGCCGGCAAGATCACACCAGGGTCCACGGTCAACGTCTACGCCACCTTCGAGGGGGAGCGCGAGGGCGACCCCTCCCAGTCCAAGATCATCGTGACCAACGCCCAGGTCCTGGACGTCGGCCGGCTCACCGCCCTGCGGCCCGACGAGAGCGACCGCGACCGGCAGGCCACCGAGGCCGTCCCGATCACCTTCGCGCTGTCCACCATCGACGCCCAGCGCATCACCTACGCCGAGTCGTTCGCCCAGCGGGTCCGGCTCGCGCTGGTCGCCCCCGGAAGCGACACGGCCGTCCCGGAGCAGGACCGGACGTACGAACTCGCCAAGGACAAGTGA
- a CDS encoding CpaF family protein, whose translation MSLRARINSPEETAGRGEDGHLVASYRAKLLEEIDLAEMSSLAAAERRARLERVLGHIISREGPVLSTVERSQLIRRVVDEALGLGILEPLLEDASITEIMVNGPDAIFVERGGRVEQLPLRFASNDQLMQTIERIVSTVNRRVDESNPMVDARLPSGERVNVIIPPLSLTGATLTIRRFPRSFTLQELIGLGSLDEHMLYLLAGLVQARFNVIVSGATGTGKTTLLNALSGLIPAGERIITIEDSAELQLQQPHVIRLESRPPNVEGKGQVTIRDLVRNSLRMRPDRIVVGEVRGGESLDMLQAMSTGHDGSLATVHANSAEDALMRLQTLASMSDVEIPFVALHDQINSAVDVIVQLTRFADGARRITEVALLESHGSEPYRLTTVARFDARPMTADGRVHGVYAHHPLPRRTADRLYMASQPIPQAFGVAQSSDQLAIREAR comes from the coding sequence ATGAGCCTGCGGGCACGCATCAACTCCCCCGAGGAGACGGCCGGACGGGGCGAGGACGGCCACCTGGTCGCCTCCTACCGCGCCAAACTCCTCGAGGAGATCGACCTCGCGGAGATGAGTTCGCTGGCCGCGGCCGAGCGCCGGGCCCGGCTGGAGCGGGTCCTCGGCCACATCATCAGCCGCGAGGGCCCGGTCCTGTCCACCGTCGAACGCTCCCAGCTGATCCGCAGGGTCGTCGACGAGGCCCTGGGCCTCGGCATCCTCGAACCGCTGCTGGAGGACGCGTCGATCACCGAGATCATGGTGAACGGCCCCGACGCGATCTTCGTCGAGCGCGGCGGCCGGGTCGAGCAACTGCCCCTGCGCTTCGCCTCCAACGACCAGCTCATGCAGACGATCGAACGCATCGTCTCCACCGTCAACCGCCGCGTCGACGAATCGAACCCCATGGTCGACGCCCGCCTCCCCTCCGGCGAGCGCGTCAACGTCATCATCCCGCCGCTGTCCCTGACCGGCGCCACCCTCACCATCCGCCGCTTCCCGCGCTCCTTCACCCTCCAGGAACTCATCGGCCTCGGCTCGCTCGACGAGCACATGCTCTACCTGCTGGCCGGCCTGGTGCAGGCCCGCTTCAACGTCATCGTCTCGGGCGCGACCGGCACCGGGAAGACCACCCTCCTCAACGCCCTCTCCGGCCTCATCCCCGCCGGCGAACGCATCATCACCATCGAGGACTCCGCCGAACTCCAGCTCCAGCAGCCGCACGTCATCCGCCTGGAGTCCCGCCCGCCGAACGTCGAGGGCAAGGGCCAGGTCACCATCCGCGACCTGGTGCGCAACAGCCTGCGCATGCGCCCCGACCGCATCGTCGTCGGTGAGGTCCGCGGCGGCGAGTCCCTGGACATGCTCCAGGCGATGTCCACCGGCCACGACGGCTCCCTCGCCACCGTCCACGCCAACAGCGCCGAGGACGCCCTGATGCGCCTGCAGACCCTCGCCTCCATGTCCGACGTGGAGATCCCCTTCGTGGCCCTGCACGACCAGATCAACAGCGCCGTCGACGTGATCGTCCAGCTCACCCGCTTCGCCGACGGCGCCCGCCGCATCACCGAGGTCGCCCTGCTGGAGAGCCACGGCTCGGAACCGTACCGGCTGACCACCGTCGCCCGCTTCGACGCCCGCCCGATGACCGCCGACGGCCGCGTCCACGGCGTCTACGCCCACCACCCCCTCCCGCGCCGCACCGCCGACCGCCTCTACATGGCGAGCCAGCCCATCCCGCAGGCGTTCGGCGTCGCCCAGTCCTCCGACCAGCTCGCCATCCGAGAAGCCAGGTAG
- a CDS encoding chitinase — translation MDRAPGTPGRSRRVWAAALVSALALALPLAGAGQASAADVNNARNAGFEAGLSDWTCSANSGTTVSSPVHAGTAALKATPAGQDNARCTQTVTVRPNSTYRLSGWVQGGYAYLGVTGTGTTDVSTWTPDSGSWKQLSTSFTTGSSTTSVTVYTHGWYGQAAYYVDDLSVFGPDGGGGGEPEPTVPGTPGGLGVSGTTSSSVSLAWNAVPGATGYTIYRDGTRVTAVTGTSATVTGLAAATSYSFQVAASNAAGESPKSAAVTARTKESGTGGGTLPKHAVTGYWQNFNNGAAVQKISDVPAQYDIIAVSFADATGTPGAVTFNLDTAGLNGYTVDQFKADVRAKQAAGKKVIISVGGEKGTVAVNDSASATNFANSVYALMREYGFDGVDIDLENGLNPTYMTQALRALSAKAGPSMILTMAPQTIDMQSTSGSYFRTALNVKDILTVVNMQYYNSGSMLGCDGKVYSQGSVDFLTALACIQLEGGLAPSQVGLGLPASTRGAGSGYVSPSVVNNALDCLTKGTNCGTFKPSRTYPDLRGAMTWSTNWDATAGNAWSNAVGPHVHALP, via the coding sequence GTGGACCGCGCACCAGGAACGCCCGGCCGCAGCAGACGCGTCTGGGCCGCAGCCCTCGTCTCCGCCCTCGCCCTCGCCCTGCCCCTCGCCGGCGCGGGCCAGGCGTCCGCGGCGGACGTCAACAACGCCAGGAACGCCGGGTTCGAGGCGGGCCTGAGCGACTGGACCTGCTCGGCGAACAGCGGCACCACCGTCTCCTCCCCGGTGCACGCCGGTACGGCCGCCCTCAAGGCCACCCCGGCCGGGCAGGACAACGCCCGCTGCACCCAGACCGTCACGGTGAGGCCCAACTCCACGTACAGACTGAGCGGGTGGGTGCAGGGCGGCTACGCCTACCTGGGCGTGACCGGCACCGGGACGACGGACGTGTCCACCTGGACCCCCGACTCCGGCAGCTGGAAGCAGCTGTCCACGAGCTTCACCACCGGTTCCTCCACCACCTCGGTGACGGTCTACACCCACGGCTGGTACGGCCAGGCGGCGTACTACGTGGACGACCTGTCGGTCTTCGGGCCCGACGGGGGCGGCGGCGGGGAGCCGGAGCCCACCGTCCCGGGCACCCCGGGCGGGCTCGGCGTCTCGGGGACGACGTCCTCGTCGGTGTCCCTGGCGTGGAACGCGGTGCCGGGCGCGACGGGGTACACGATCTACCGCGACGGCACCAGGGTGACGGCCGTGACGGGCACCTCGGCGACGGTGACCGGCCTCGCCGCCGCCACCTCGTACTCCTTCCAGGTGGCCGCGTCCAACGCGGCCGGCGAGTCGCCCAAGTCCGCCGCGGTGACGGCCCGGACGAAGGAGAGCGGCACCGGGGGCGGCACCCTGCCCAAGCACGCGGTGACCGGCTACTGGCAGAACTTCAACAACGGCGCCGCCGTGCAGAAGATCTCCGACGTCCCCGCCCAGTACGACATCATCGCGGTCTCCTTCGCGGACGCCACCGGCACGCCCGGCGCGGTCACCTTCAACCTGGACACCGCCGGTCTGAACGGCTACACCGTCGACCAGTTCAAGGCGGACGTCCGGGCCAAGCAGGCGGCCGGGAAGAAGGTCATCATCTCGGTCGGCGGCGAGAAGGGCACCGTCGCGGTGAACGACTCCGCCTCCGCGACGAACTTCGCGAACTCGGTGTACGCGCTGATGCGGGAGTACGGCTTCGACGGCGTCGACATCGACCTGGAGAACGGCCTCAACCCGACCTACATGACGCAGGCGCTGCGGGCGCTGTCCGCGAAGGCGGGCCCGTCGATGATCCTGACGATGGCCCCGCAGACCATCGACATGCAGTCGACGTCCGGCTCGTACTTCCGGACCGCGCTGAACGTGAAGGACATCCTCACGGTCGTCAACATGCAGTACTACAACAGCGGTTCCATGCTGGGGTGCGACGGCAAGGTCTACAGCCAGGGCTCGGTGGACTTCCTGACCGCGCTCGCCTGCATCCAGCTGGAGGGCGGCCTCGCCCCGTCCCAGGTGGGCCTGGGCCTGCCGGCCTCCACCCGCGGCGCGGGCAGCGGCTACGTCTCCCCCTCCGTGGTGAACAACGCCCTGGACTGCCTGACGAAGGGCACCAACTGCGGCACGTTCAAGCCCTCGCGGACCTACCCGGACCTGCGGGGCGCGATGACCTGGTCCACCAACTGGGACGCGACGGCGGGCAACGCCTGGTCCAACGCGGTGGGCCCGCACGTGCACGCGCTGCCGTAG
- a CDS encoding M14 family metallopeptidase → MRLRIRGRRRSTALAALLALALAAPLSLTATQAGADSAVRAAPSAEDVRQYEIHQRTTPVTRTAIQRSGVTVDEADEETVVVSGRADQIRALRQQGYEVTPLGSAPDRSSAADGMRLFDFPSTDSRYHNYAEMNAEIDQRLSAYPNIMSKRVIGKSYQGRDIVAIKISDNVATDESEPEVLFTHHQHAREHLTVEMALYLLRELGAGYGSDSRVTNMVNGREIWIVPDLNPDGGEYDIASGSYRSWRKNRQPNSGSSYVGTDLNRNWDYRWGCCGGSSGSASSDTYRGSAPESATEVKVVANFVRSRVVGGVQQIKAGVDFHTYSELVLWPFGYTYSDTTTGMTADDYNAFRTVGQKMAASNGYTPQQSSDLYITDGSIDDYLWGTHKIFGYTFEMYPGSSSGGGFYPPDEVIERETSRNRDAVLQLLENADCMYRSIGKEAQYCR, encoded by the coding sequence ATGCGACTCCGCATCCGCGGCAGACGCCGCTCCACCGCGCTCGCCGCCCTCCTCGCCCTCGCCCTCGCCGCTCCCCTGTCGCTGACGGCCACCCAGGCCGGCGCCGACAGCGCCGTGCGGGCCGCGCCCTCGGCCGAGGACGTCCGCCAGTACGAGATCCACCAGCGCACGACTCCCGTGACCCGTACGGCGATCCAGCGGTCCGGGGTCACCGTGGACGAGGCCGACGAGGAGACCGTGGTGGTCTCCGGGCGGGCGGACCAGATCCGGGCCCTGCGGCAACAGGGCTACGAGGTCACCCCGTTGGGCTCCGCGCCCGACCGCTCGTCCGCCGCCGACGGCATGCGGCTCTTCGACTTCCCCTCGACCGACTCCCGCTACCACAACTACGCCGAGATGAACGCGGAGATCGACCAGCGGCTGTCGGCGTACCCGAACATCATGAGCAAGCGGGTGATCGGCAAGTCCTACCAGGGCCGGGACATCGTCGCCATCAAGATCAGCGACAACGTGGCGACCGACGAGAGCGAGCCCGAGGTCCTCTTCACCCACCACCAGCACGCCCGCGAGCACCTGACGGTGGAGATGGCGCTGTACCTGCTGCGCGAACTGGGCGCCGGGTACGGCAGCGACTCCCGCGTGACGAACATGGTCAACGGCCGTGAGATCTGGATCGTCCCGGACCTCAACCCGGACGGCGGCGAGTACGACATCGCCTCCGGCTCCTACCGCTCCTGGCGCAAGAACCGCCAGCCCAACTCCGGTTCGTCGTACGTCGGCACCGACCTGAACCGCAACTGGGACTACCGCTGGGGCTGCTGCGGCGGCTCCTCCGGCTCCGCCTCCTCCGACACCTACCGCGGTTCCGCCCCGGAGTCCGCGACCGAGGTGAAGGTCGTGGCGAACTTCGTGCGCAGCCGCGTCGTCGGCGGGGTGCAGCAGATCAAGGCCGGCGTGGACTTCCACACCTACAGCGAGCTGGTGCTGTGGCCCTTCGGCTACACCTACTCCGACACCACGACCGGGATGACGGCCGACGACTACAACGCGTTCCGGACCGTCGGCCAGAAGATGGCGGCCAGCAACGGCTACACGCCCCAGCAGTCCAGCGACCTGTACATCACGGACGGGTCGATCGACGACTACCTGTGGGGCACGCACAAGATCTTCGGCTACACCTTCGAGATGTACCCGGGTTCCAGCTCCGGAGGCGGCTTCTACCCGCCCGACGAGGTCATCGAGCGGGAGACGTCCCGCAACCGGGACGCCGTCCTGCAACTCCTGGAGAACGCGGACTGCATGTACCGCTCCATCGGCAAGGAGGCGCAGTACTGCCGCTAG